Sequence from the Egibacter rhizosphaerae genome:
TCTCGGCGAACCGTCCCCCCGAGCTGCGGGGCACCGGGGCGAACCAGGCCATCGACCAGACCAAGCTGTTCGGCGACCACGTGCGCTGGTTCGCCGAGCTCGGGGTCGCCGAGGACCGAGCGGGCGCGCCCGCCGCGTGGCGGTCGACCGTGTGCCGCGCCGTCGCGGAGGCGCGCGGGGTGGGGGCCCGACCCGGACCGGTGCACGTCGACGTCGCGTTCCGTGAGCCCACCGTCCCCGCCAGCGACGACGGCCGCACCCGCGGGGAACCGTTCCGGACACCGCTCGACGGGCGGGCCGACGGGGAGCCCTGGACCCGCGTGACCCGCACGCTGGCCGAACCCGAGCCCGAGGAGCTCGACGACCTCGCCGCCCGCATCGCCGCGGCCCCGCGCGGCCTGGTCGTCGTCGGCGAGACCACGGCGCCGCCGGAGCCGATCCACCGCCTGGCCCGCGCGGCCGGTTGGCCGGTCGTGGCCGAGCCGTTGTCGGGCGCCCGCGACGGGGAGCTCGTGGTCGCGGCCGCCCCGTACCTCGCCGCCCACGAGGGCTTCGCGGCGTCCCACCGGCCCGATCTCGTCCTGCGCATCGGTCGCGGGGGACTCTCCCGTGCCCTGGGGTCGTGGCTCGGCGCGGACGTGTCGCAGGTGCTGCTCGACCCCCACGGGGCGTGGACCGACCCCGAGCGGGCGCTGTCGGGGATCCTCGTCGCCGATCCGGCGAGGGCCTGCGAGGGGCTGCGGAGACGGCTCGACGCCCTCGGAGCGGCGCTCGACCCGGCGTGGTTGGAGAGCTGGCGGGAGGCCGACGCGGGGGCCACCGACGCCCTGCACGCGGTCCTGGACGCCACCGACGCCCCGAGCGAGCCCCGTACCGCGCGCGACGTCGCCGCGGCCGCCCCTGATGGCGCCACCCTGGTCGTCGGG
This genomic interval carries:
- the menD gene encoding 2-succinyl-5-enolpyruvyl-6-hydroxy-3-cyclohexene-1-carboxylic-acid synthase, which encodes MSAPNASTAIARVLVDELARTGVNDVVLAPGSRSAALAGALAEHSGVRVHVALDERSGGFCALGIARAAGGPAAVVTTSGTAVANLLPAVVEADEAGAGLLVVSANRPPELRGTGANQAIDQTKLFGDHVRWFAELGVAEDRAGAPAAWRSTVCRAVAEARGVGARPGPVHVDVAFREPTVPASDDGRTRGEPFRTPLDGRADGEPWTRVTRTLAEPEPEELDDLAARIAAAPRGLVVVGETTAPPEPIHRLARAAGWPVVAEPLSGARDGELVVAAAPYLAAHEGFAASHRPDLVLRIGRGGLSRALGSWLGADVSQVLLDPHGAWTDPERALSGILVADPARACEGLRRRLDALGAALDPAWLESWREADAGATDALHAVLDATDAPSEPRTARDVAAAAPDGATLVVGSSMPVRDLDLAMRPRGGLRVLGNRGASGIDGIVSTALGAALGGPGPVLGLVGDLSLLHDANGFLLDAEAQRLDCTLVVVQNDGGGIFSLLPPVDHLPSEAFERLFSTPHGRDVADLARLHGVPHTRVDRAAALPGAVGEAVAAGGVRLVEVRTDREANRALHRDLQAATARALDALP